The following are encoded together in the Ignavibacteriales bacterium genome:
- the cmr5 gene encoding type III-B CRISPR module-associated protein Cmr5, giving the protein MNKKVNELIPKALAAITASEMASADSVDKEYKGYIASMGASIIQSGLIATIAFYSNKQSGSADKRLKLMKAIVKTILNTNSDEKLLDYLLTGSHNGTNKPEIDKFEKQISDALIALKLALRTFQQKE; this is encoded by the coding sequence ATGAATAAAAAAGTAAATGAATTAATACCAAAAGCGTTGGCGGCAATCACTGCTAGCGAAATGGCGTCAGCAGATTCAGTAGATAAAGAATATAAAGGTTATATCGCTTCAATGGGTGCAAGTATTATCCAATCTGGATTAATTGCTACAATTGCTTTTTATTCTAATAAACAGTCTGGCAGTGCAGATAAACGATTGAAGTTAATGAAAGCAATTGTAAAAACGATATTGAATACAAACTCGGATGAAAAACTGCTTGATTATTTACTAACTGGCTCACATAATGGTACTAACAAACCTGAAATAGATAAATTCGAGAAACAAATTTCTGACGCCCTAATCGCATTAAAATTAGCATTAAGAACTTTCCAACAAAAAGAGTAA
- the cmr6 gene encoding type III-B CRISPR module RAMP protein Cmr6, with protein MRNTGFLFYKEYFKPLKFENGKPKKLNFNNDDLYSLKLNYNVAELFSTEDHFELATTYPGLLIGSGYNHEIGDQDNELKLGFFFDYTTGLPCIPGSSVKGVLRDACEKAEGKYALSIINDLSLGDRNAQKDNDKIKKSAKEFLKKYQAHFDPIDITKALSKKNPSHFINWVFNGIGIEGKNLPLKKRDIFFDAFPIDSQNENGKFLANDYITPHDNPLKNPVPIQFMKVLPQVTFQFSFRLSDEPFSKNIKLELFRQILLDLGVGAKTNVGYGQFKTNE; from the coding sequence ATGAGAAACACCGGATTCCTTTTTTATAAAGAGTATTTCAAACCTCTTAAGTTTGAAAACGGAAAACCAAAAAAATTGAATTTTAATAATGATGATTTGTATTCGCTCAAGCTAAATTACAATGTTGCTGAATTATTTTCTACAGAAGATCATTTTGAATTAGCTACTACTTATCCTGGTTTACTAATTGGGTCGGGTTATAATCATGAAATCGGGGATCAGGATAATGAACTCAAACTTGGTTTCTTCTTCGATTATACGACAGGGTTACCCTGCATTCCCGGTTCTTCAGTTAAAGGTGTTTTAAGGGATGCCTGTGAAAAAGCTGAAGGGAAATATGCTTTAAGTATAATTAATGATTTGTCATTGGGTGATAGAAATGCGCAAAAGGATAATGATAAGATCAAAAAATCAGCTAAAGAGTTTTTGAAAAAATATCAAGCGCATTTTGATCCTATTGATATAACAAAGGCATTAAGCAAAAAAAATCCCTCCCATTTTATTAATTGGGTTTTCAACGGAATTGGCATAGAGGGAAAGAATTTACCTTTGAAAAAAAGAGATATCTTTTTCGACGCTTTTCCAATAGACTCACAAAACGAGAATGGAAAATTTCTTGCAAATGATTATATAACTCCGCATGATAATCCATTAAAAAATCCTGTCCCTATTCAATTTATGAAAGTACTTCCTCAGGTAACATTTCAATTTAGTTTTAGATTATCTGACGAACCTTTTTCAAAAAATATTAAATTGGAATTATTTAGACAAATTCTTTTGGATCTTGGTGTAGGTGCAAAAACAAACGTTGGCTATGGACAATTCAAAACAAATGAGTAA